Proteins encoded by one window of Anopheles maculipalpis chromosome 2RL, idAnoMacuDA_375_x, whole genome shotgun sequence:
- the LOC126556220 gene encoding WW domain-binding protein 2 produces the protein MSLNTAHANNGVLIHAAEGILIFSDHVTIEFTGHNNGAMKGSKQGRVYLTTHRVIYNSKSETDSLRSFSMPFVSMREVEVEQPVFGANYIKGKVNAQQNGNWEGEAKFKIVFKHGGAIDFGQAMLRAASIAQRNAGNAPPPPYTPPGGEWYAAPPPAYTPNPYGYGWVPGATVFPEQPQPNSIYMHDSPPPYPGIVPGMQGPPGYSYPPQQQQHQFAGGYPHPPAAGGYPVQAGFAAGPGAGYPNGNVAQGGYPQPGPSSGAMGFTAPPQPPANSKEAEAAQSAYYDPNRPQTAYVPPPAYYEPPPSYSSLNKKEQ, from the exons ATGTCGCTGAATACAGCACACGCCAACAACGGCGTACTGATACACGCCGCTGAAGG AATACTCATCTTCAGCGATCATGTGACGATTGAGTTTACGGGTCACAACAATGGTGCGATGAAGGGTAGCAAGCAGGGCCGCGTCTATCTGACGACGCACCGGGTCATCTACAACAGCAAGAGCGAAACCGATTCGCTCCGTTCCTTTAGCATGCCGTTCGTGTCGATGCGCGAGGTCGAGGTCGAGCAGCCCGTCTTCGGTGCGAACTACATCAAGGGAAAGGTGAACGCGCAGCAGAATGGTAACTGGGAGGGTGAGGCAAAGTTTAAGATCGTTTTCAAGCACGGTGGCGCGATCGATTTCGGCCAAGCGATGCTGAGGGCTGCGTCCATCGCCCAGCGGAACGCGGGCAatgctccaccaccaccgtacaCCCCGCCCGGCGGTGAATGGTATGCGGCTCCACCGCCAGCTTACACTCCGAACCCGTACGGATATGGCTGGGTACCGGGAGCAACCGTGTTCCCCGAACAGCCGCAACCGAACTCGATCTACATGCACGACAGTCCACCACCGTATCCGGGAATCGTGCCAGGAATGCAGGGTCCACCTGGTTACTCGTAcccaccgcagcagcagcaacatcagttTGCCGGGGGCTATCCGCATCCACCGGCAGCGGGCGGTTACCCGGTACAGGCCGGGTTTGCTGCCGGACCGGGTGCCGGTTACCCGAATGGAAATGTCGCACAAGGCGGCTATCCGCAGCCGGGACCGTCGAGCGGTGCGATGGGCTTTACAGCTCCACCGCAACCACCGGCAA ATTCGAAGGAAGCGGAAGCAGCCCAAAGTGCATATTACGACCCGAACAGGCCCCAGACAGCATACGTTCCACCTCCAGCATACTAC GAACCACCACCAAGCTATAGCTCGCTCAACAAGAAGGAACAGTAA